CCACGTCCTTGTTCGACAGGTTCGGCAACATCGCCATCCGCGCCTTCTCGTACGCCAGGTACAGTGATTCATCGTGCAGCGGCGGAATCGTCACCAGCTCGCCCATGTCGTAACCGCGCAAGGCGGCATCCACCAGGTCGGCCGTCTCCATCACCTTGCCCGGCAGCAACGTGTCGATGTCCTTGCCCGACTTCTCCCAGATCTCGGTACGCGTCGCGCCCGGGGCCACCACCTGCACGCGCACGTTCGTGCCCTTCAACTGGGCGGCGAGGCTGTGGGTGATGTTCACCAGGTGCGCCTTGCTGCCGCTGTAGATGCCGTCGAACATTTCGGGTCCGAACGCCAGCACCGAGGCGATGTTGATGATGCCGCCCGCGTTGCGTGCCTTGAAGGCCTTGGCTGCCACGGCGGAGAGGAGGGTGGGAGCGGTGATGTTGATGGTGAGCAGCTGCTCGATCTTCGCCGAATCGTTGTCGAGGAAGCTTCCGGCCAACGATATGCCCGCGTTGTTGACCAGCAGGGTGATCGAGCCATCGGTCGCCAGTCGC
This window of the Luteibacter aegosomatis genome carries:
- a CDS encoding SDR family NAD(P)-dependent oxidoreductase, with protein sequence MTASNKGTALVTGASTGIGEIYADRLADRGYDLILVARRKEALEAVAKKITDRTGRKVEVLRADLSLREDIAAVEQRLATDGSITLLVNNAGISLAGSFLDNDSAKIEQLLTINITAPTLLSAVAAKAFKARNAGGIINIASVLAFGPEMFDGIYSGSKAHLVNITHSLAAQLKGTNVRVQVVAPGATRTEIWEKSGKDIDTLLPGKVMETADLVDAALRGYDMGELVTIPPLHDESLYLAYEKARMAMLPNLSNKDVAERYRG